A DNA window from Selenomonas sp. oral taxon 126 contains the following coding sequences:
- a CDS encoding DUF4143 domain-containing protein — translation MQFSNNVLKRTVKTPKLYLYYYRDKDAKEIDLIVERDGRLHPIEIKKTAAPEKKMIRSFSVIERAPLLRGTGAILCLTERLGAFDRENLIVPITLI, via the coding sequence TTGCAGTTTTCCAATAATGTGCTGAAACGCACGGTGAAAACCCCGAAGCTGTATCTCTACTACTATCGGGATAAGGATGCGAAGGAAATCGATCTGATTGTAGAGCGGGACGGTCGGCTGCATCCGATTGAGATCAAGAAAACGGCTGCACCGGAGAAGAAAATGATTCGATCTTTTTCTGTGATCGAAAGGGCGCCGCTGCTGCGCGGGACAGGTGCGATCCTCTGCCTCACAGAGCGATTGGGCGCGTTTGATCGGGAGAATCTGATCGTACCGATCACGCTCATTTGA
- a CDS encoding lysophospholipid acyltransferase family protein, giving the protein MFSYYAMKVLSRLICLLPHGVAMALGEGLARLAWIFVPAKRKRLARTQVMNCLHVPEAEAERIARASSLRFGPMLMEVLRFPVIKPRMSEYVTMTGAVDALHAAAAAGKGAIFATSHSGNWELMGGAFACAGLPVVGVAKKQSAQGMDRFINEYRALVGMHITYQTGVREMFRMIDAGWIIGLISDQDPSLRDGVIVDFFGQRTNAFTGAAAIARRCGVPIFPVFIHREPNGHHILTVDPPIMVEKTDDRAADVLRVTQRINTRIEEWIRIYPEEWFWLHDRWKSLREE; this is encoded by the coding sequence ATGTTCTCCTACTATGCGATGAAGGTTCTCAGCCGCCTCATCTGTCTGCTGCCGCACGGCGTCGCGATGGCGCTCGGGGAGGGGCTGGCGCGGCTCGCGTGGATCTTCGTCCCCGCGAAGCGCAAGCGGCTTGCACGCACGCAGGTTATGAACTGTCTCCATGTTCCCGAGGCGGAGGCGGAGCGCATCGCACGCGCGAGCAGTCTGCGCTTCGGTCCGATGTTGATGGAGGTGCTGCGCTTTCCTGTCATAAAGCCACGCATGAGCGAATACGTTACGATGACGGGCGCGGTTGACGCGCTGCACGCAGCAGCTGCAGCGGGCAAGGGAGCGATCTTTGCCACCTCGCACAGCGGCAACTGGGAGCTGATGGGCGGGGCGTTCGCCTGTGCGGGGCTTCCCGTTGTCGGCGTGGCAAAGAAGCAGAGCGCTCAGGGCATGGATCGCTTCATCAACGAGTACCGTGCGCTCGTCGGCATGCACATTACCTATCAGACGGGCGTGCGTGAGATGTTCCGCATGATCGATGCGGGGTGGATCATCGGGCTCATCAGCGATCAGGATCCAAGTCTGCGCGACGGCGTCATTGTCGACTTCTTCGGACAGCGGACGAATGCGTTCACGGGAGCGGCGGCGATTGCGCGCCGCTGTGGGGTGCCGATCTTTCCCGTCTTTATCCATCGCGAGCCGAATGGGCATCACATCCTCACAGTCGACCCGCCCATCATGGTCGAGAAGACCGATGACCGCGCGGCGGATGTCTTGCGCGTGACGCAGAGAATTAACACGCGCATTGAGGAATGGATACGGATCTATCCCGAGGAGTGGTTCTGGCTGCATGACCGTTGGAAATCCCTGCGGGAGGAATAA
- the lpxD gene encoding UDP-3-O-(3-hydroxymyristoyl)glucosamine N-acyltransferase, whose amino-acid sequence MEKTVNELAALVGGAVSGDGTRVIRSLAALDEAGADDLAFAVPPHIDAARAGAKAGALLLPTGTEGFSCPVIFVAEPKAAFAKLLTIFTPPIEHAVGVSDEAYIGADVQIGEGVTILPFAYVDDHAVLGAGVTVYPHAYVGQYSVIGDHTVIYPSATVREHCRIGARCTIHSGAVIGADGFGFTTEAGVHTKVPQVGGVVIEDDVEIGAHVGIDRATLGATVIGKGTKIDNLVHIGHNCNIGANCLIVAQTGISGSTKVGHNVTFGGQVGTVGHINIGANSVYAARSGIIGDMPEGVFCAGFPVQPHAEWLRVQAAIRRLPEMVKKIKSLEKELEGLRGND is encoded by the coding sequence ATGGAAAAGACAGTCAATGAGCTCGCGGCGCTCGTCGGCGGCGCGGTCAGCGGTGACGGAACGCGCGTGATCCGCAGCCTCGCCGCGCTCGATGAGGCGGGGGCGGACGATCTCGCCTTTGCCGTTCCGCCGCATATCGACGCGGCACGCGCGGGCGCAAAGGCGGGCGCACTCCTCCTGCCGACGGGAACGGAGGGCTTTTCGTGCCCTGTGATCTTTGTTGCGGAGCCAAAGGCGGCATTTGCAAAGCTGCTGACGATCTTTACCCCGCCCATCGAGCACGCCGTCGGTGTCAGTGACGAGGCGTACATCGGTGCGGACGTGCAGATCGGGGAGGGCGTGACCATCCTGCCCTTTGCCTACGTCGACGACCATGCCGTCCTCGGTGCGGGCGTGACGGTCTATCCCCATGCCTATGTCGGGCAGTACTCCGTGATCGGCGACCATACGGTCATCTATCCGAGTGCAACCGTGCGCGAGCACTGCCGCATCGGGGCGCGCTGCACGATTCACAGCGGTGCGGTCATCGGCGCGGACGGCTTCGGCTTTACGACTGAGGCGGGCGTGCATACGAAGGTGCCGCAGGTCGGCGGCGTCGTCATTGAGGACGATGTGGAGATTGGCGCGCACGTCGGCATCGACCGCGCGACCCTTGGTGCAACCGTCATCGGCAAGGGCACGAAGATCGACAACCTCGTGCACATCGGGCACAACTGCAACATCGGCGCGAACTGCCTTATCGTCGCGCAGACGGGCATCTCCGGCTCGACGAAGGTCGGGCACAATGTCACCTTTGGCGGGCAGGTCGGCACGGTCGGGCACATCAATATCGGTGCGAACTCGGTTTACGCCGCGCGCTCGGGCATCATCGGTGACATGCCCGAGGGCGTCTTCTGTGCGGGATTCCCCGTGCAGCCGCATGCGGAATGGCTGCGCGTACAGGCGGCAATCCGCCGTCTGCCCGAGATGGTGAAGAAGATCAAGTCCCTCGAAAAGGAGCTCGAGGGGCTGCGCGGGAACGACTGA
- a CDS encoding OmpH family outer membrane protein, with amino-acid sequence MKYISKAAAAVLLTASMFAAGCGQVHIGTMDRERVHTEAPQIKAVIAEANEKLMEAQQEAQTKFEANPNMTAEEAQQLQMETQRKMAGLNQMYMIQYEQKLNVAVQDIAKEKELDIVLDAGSEKAPTVFTGGVDITDDVIGKLQ; translated from the coding sequence ATGAAGTATATCAGCAAGGCGGCTGCCGCCGTCCTTCTTACCGCGAGTATGTTTGCTGCCGGCTGCGGTCAGGTTCATATCGGGACGATGGATCGCGAACGCGTGCACACGGAGGCACCCCAGATCAAGGCAGTCATCGCCGAGGCGAATGAGAAGCTCATGGAGGCACAGCAGGAGGCGCAGACGAAGTTCGAGGCGAACCCGAACATGACTGCCGAGGAGGCGCAGCAGCTCCAGATGGAGACGCAGCGCAAGATGGCGGGGCTCAACCAGATGTATATGATCCAGTACGAGCAGAAGCTGAATGTCGCCGTACAGGATATTGCCAAAGAAAAGGAACTGGACATTGTCCTGGACGCAGGCTCTGAGAAAGCGCCGACGGTCTTCACGGGCGGTGTGGACATCACCGACGATGTGATTGGCAAACTCCAATAA
- a CDS encoding OmpH family outer membrane protein yields the protein MIKLQQKQVKIISILIAVVFVGSVVALALTQSGSGIASAATSSVGVVDYRQVGSQHPQLAAANAEMQKASQEAQADFESKSANMNDQEKADYYQQTMERLQQKNEELMEPIEKSIQDAVKSVAEKKGLSVVIEKGAVVYGGQDITQDVVKQLSK from the coding sequence ATGATCAAATTGCAGCAGAAGCAGGTTAAGATTATCAGCATCCTCATTGCCGTCGTTTTCGTCGGCTCGGTGGTTGCACTCGCGCTTACGCAGAGTGGCTCGGGCATCGCCTCGGCAGCAACTTCCTCCGTCGGCGTTGTGGACTATCGCCAGGTCGGCAGCCAGCATCCGCAGCTTGCAGCGGCGAATGCCGAGATGCAGAAGGCGTCGCAGGAGGCACAGGCTGATTTCGAATCGAAGTCTGCGAACATGAACGATCAGGAGAAGGCAGACTACTATCAGCAGACGATGGAGCGTCTCCAGCAGAAGAACGAGGAACTGATGGAGCCCATCGAGAAGAGCATTCAGGACGCAGTCAAGAGCGTTGCTGAGAAGAAGGGGCTCTCCGTCGTCATTGAGAAGGGCGCGGTCGTTTACGGCGGTCAGGACATCACGCAGGATGTCGTGAAGCAGCTGAGCAAGTAA
- a CDS encoding ArnT family glycosyltransferase, translating to MNERLTSGVAIFCLVALYFWGNGALAVTAPVEVNYAQTAKEMLAAGDYLSPQIYGNYWYDKPIFFYWELIAAFSVFGVTDFAARFFPALFAAVGLVMTYAFARRLYDERTAFWAAIILGTGVLYSFLAKLILTDMSLFVFFSGTLAAFFIGYYEREQKYFYIAYACAGLAVLTKGPIGLLLPGLVILVFLALARDLSALRRMCIPTGLLVFAAVCAPWYIYMYFAHGADFVNTFLGIHNVLRATVSEHAQWDVWYFYLGVYFIGMFPWSFALPLALYRAWRIRPDIDVRTLFLLVWAIVVPVFFQFMATKYPTYSFPAFLPTAILTARLLAKNPRVLKVGAILGMGLYLAVVFVVTNYSERDGHFSGKSAAAILSQTMKQDDLLVCYGDYTATVPYYTGHTMYALASREEIAARAPKEMSWNSKNVMPFLPIDELPRDRTVYLVVERHAFDAFEQNLAAQGWEELGALPHEGRTKLRLYRRAVQP from the coding sequence ATGAATGAACGGCTGACAAGCGGCGTGGCAATCTTTTGCCTCGTCGCACTTTATTTCTGGGGCAACGGTGCGCTCGCCGTGACGGCACCCGTCGAGGTGAACTACGCGCAGACGGCGAAGGAGATGCTGGCGGCAGGGGATTACCTCTCCCCGCAGATCTACGGAAACTATTGGTACGATAAGCCGATCTTCTTCTACTGGGAGCTGATTGCGGCGTTCTCCGTATTCGGCGTGACGGATTTTGCCGCGCGCTTTTTCCCTGCACTCTTCGCTGCGGTGGGGCTCGTCATGACCTACGCCTTTGCGCGGCGGCTCTACGATGAGCGAACGGCGTTCTGGGCGGCGATCATCCTCGGGACGGGTGTGCTCTACTCCTTTTTGGCAAAGCTGATCCTCACGGATATGAGCCTCTTTGTGTTTTTCAGCGGAACGCTTGCCGCCTTTTTCATCGGCTACTACGAGCGGGAGCAAAAATATTTCTACATCGCATATGCGTGTGCGGGACTCGCCGTGCTGACGAAGGGGCCGATCGGCCTCCTCCTGCCGGGGCTTGTGATCCTCGTCTTCCTCGCGCTCGCACGCGATCTCTCCGCGCTCCGGCGTATGTGCATCCCGACGGGGCTGCTCGTCTTTGCGGCGGTGTGCGCGCCGTGGTACATCTATATGTATTTTGCGCACGGGGCGGATTTTGTGAACACCTTCCTCGGGATTCACAATGTCCTGCGTGCGACGGTGTCCGAGCATGCGCAGTGGGATGTCTGGTATTTCTACCTCGGCGTCTACTTCATCGGGATGTTCCCGTGGAGCTTTGCTCTGCCGCTCGCGCTCTATCGTGCGTGGCGGATTCGCCCTGACATCGACGTGCGCACGCTCTTCTTGCTTGTCTGGGCGATTGTTGTACCTGTGTTCTTCCAGTTCATGGCGACGAAGTACCCGACGTACAGCTTCCCCGCGTTTCTGCCGACGGCGATTCTGACGGCACGTCTCCTCGCGAAGAATCCGCGCGTGCTGAAAGTGGGGGCGATCCTCGGCATGGGGCTCTATCTCGCCGTCGTCTTTGTTGTGACGAACTACTCCGAGCGCGATGGGCATTTCAGCGGGAAGAGTGCGGCGGCGATCCTTTCGCAGACGATGAAGCAGGACGATCTGCTCGTCTGTTATGGTGACTATACGGCAACCGTGCCCTACTATACGGGGCACACGATGTATGCGCTTGCCTCGCGCGAGGAGATTGCGGCGCGTGCACCGAAGGAGATGAGCTGGAACAGCAAGAATGTCATGCCATTCCTGCCGATCGACGAGCTGCCGCGCGATCGGACGGTGTATCTCGTGGTGGAGCGCCATGCGTTCGACGCATTTGAGCAGAATCTTGCGGCGCAGGGCTGGGAAGAGCTCGGCGCACTGCCGCACGAGGGGCGGACGAAACTGCGTCTCTATCGACGGGCGGTGCAGCCGTGA
- a CDS encoding glycosyltransferase family 2 protein produces the protein MKRVSIVVPVYNEEENIAHFVQSVEKVMETLPYAYEILFIDDGSHDRSREILRALGARDPHVQSIFLARNSGHQIALTCGTDHADGDAVITMDGDMQHPPELLPVLLAKWEEGYEIVQTVRLTTEGASIFKRLTSKYYYRLLNAMTDVEIQEGGSDFRLMDRRAVLALRRYHEHARFIRGIVGAMGFRRTTVEFVAPERFAGQSKFSLHKMISFALDGILAYSVQPLRAAFYVGICSALLAVLLFLHVLYETLRGETVAGWSTIVVCSLFFGGMQMMMLGVCGEYIARILQEVKNRPLYLIACDNRRMEEQREERDE, from the coding sequence GTGAAGCGTGTTTCGATTGTGGTTCCGGTCTACAACGAGGAGGAGAATATTGCGCATTTTGTGCAGAGCGTGGAAAAGGTGATGGAAACGCTGCCCTATGCGTATGAGATTCTCTTTATCGACGACGGTTCCCACGACCGCAGCCGCGAGATCCTGCGCGCGCTCGGGGCTCGGGATCCCCATGTGCAGTCAATATTCCTCGCGCGCAATTCCGGGCATCAGATTGCGCTGACCTGCGGCACGGATCATGCGGACGGGGATGCGGTGATCACGATGGACGGCGATATGCAGCATCCGCCGGAGCTCCTGCCCGTGCTGCTTGCAAAATGGGAGGAGGGCTATGAGATCGTTCAGACGGTACGGCTGACGACGGAAGGGGCATCCATCTTTAAGCGTCTGACCTCGAAATACTACTACCGTCTCCTCAATGCAATGACCGATGTGGAGATCCAGGAGGGCGGGTCGGACTTTCGTCTGATGGATCGGAGGGCAGTTCTCGCCCTGCGCCGCTATCACGAGCATGCGCGCTTCATCCGCGGAATTGTGGGTGCGATGGGCTTCCGCAGGACAACGGTGGAGTTCGTTGCGCCGGAGCGTTTTGCGGGGCAGTCGAAATTCTCCCTGCACAAGATGATCTCGTTCGCACTTGACGGTATTCTCGCCTATTCGGTGCAGCCGCTGCGCGCTGCCTTCTACGTGGGCATATGCTCGGCACTCCTCGCAGTACTGCTCTTTCTCCACGTGCTCTATGAGACACTCCGTGGGGAGACTGTGGCGGGTTGGTCGACGATCGTCGTATGCAGCCTCTTTTTCGGCGGCATGCAGATGATGATGCTCGGCGTCTGCGGCGAGTACATTGCGCGCATTCTGCAAGAGGTGAAGAATCGTCCGCTCTATCTGATTGCGTGCGACAATCGGCGTATGGAGGAGCAGAGGGAGGAACGCGATGAATGA
- a CDS encoding acylphosphatase: protein MRIRVLAFLVFAAFVFFHHTYAAESSRVEETAAIVVGDREIPSIVRARMERTVAAIAAERMEGRAVTAVSPTEEAEIIGAVFDRLLVGYTVTGVEVHPAQRTEVTIHLAPWADTIQGVRVEMAVEGMPPAVEEIVRADLADVGTVFSDALVGLPIAATDWAAGALKRSLTAYMDEHLPEFRADYDIDVDTAAQVRLTVYPRLPVVRTVDLSMRSDTIPNVTLLSQRRAMETAANRLVGVPVAFVARHRSVFEQQLADGLDGASDFRRMQFTSQVTITPGERMAVMSRTDSRRYRLHLTGWLDIGRTSENRDDDRRDLHVRLHAGQMVSARDELYVETDAAPEDVRFDWRVGYARELFPHFTGDLRYDLSDARFSAAGSYALHPRWLVRYEQWTDTGAWEWELRYKLHDFLSIAALADGHDRWIRLIGNF, encoded by the coding sequence ATGCGTATCCGAGTTCTTGCTTTTCTCGTTTTTGCAGCGTTCGTTTTTTTTCACCACACATATGCCGCAGAGTCCTCCCGTGTGGAGGAAACTGCGGCTATTGTCGTAGGTGATCGGGAGATTCCCTCCATTGTGCGTGCGCGCATGGAGCGCACGGTTGCAGCAATCGCGGCGGAACGCATGGAGGGGCGCGCGGTGACGGCGGTCTCTCCGACAGAGGAGGCGGAGATTATCGGTGCGGTCTTTGATCGTCTGCTCGTCGGCTACACGGTGACGGGGGTCGAGGTACATCCTGCGCAGCGGACGGAGGTCACAATCCACCTCGCACCGTGGGCGGATACGATCCAGGGTGTTCGCGTCGAGATGGCGGTCGAGGGCATGCCGCCCGCCGTGGAGGAAATTGTGCGCGCCGATCTCGCGGATGTCGGCACGGTCTTTTCGGATGCGCTCGTGGGGCTGCCGATTGCGGCAACCGACTGGGCGGCGGGTGCGCTGAAGCGCAGCCTGACCGCCTATATGGATGAGCATCTGCCGGAGTTCCGCGCGGACTACGATATCGATGTCGATACGGCAGCGCAGGTGCGTCTCACGGTCTATCCGCGCCTACCCGTTGTGCGGACGGTCGATCTCTCCATGCGCTCGGATACAATACCGAACGTCACACTGCTCTCGCAGCGCAGGGCGATGGAGACGGCGGCGAATCGCCTCGTCGGCGTGCCCGTCGCCTTTGTTGCGCGGCATCGCTCCGTCTTCGAGCAGCAGCTTGCGGATGGGTTGGATGGTGCAAGCGATTTTCGCCGGATGCAGTTCACCTCGCAGGTGACGATCACGCCGGGGGAGCGCATGGCAGTCATGAGCCGCACGGACAGCAGGCGATACCGTCTGCATCTGACGGGCTGGCTCGACATCGGGCGCACATCGGAGAATCGGGACGATGATCGGCGCGACCTGCATGTACGCCTGCATGCGGGGCAAATGGTGAGTGCACGCGATGAGCTCTATGTGGAGACGGATGCCGCACCCGAAGATGTGCGCTTTGACTGGCGCGTCGGCTATGCGCGTGAACTATTCCCGCACTTCACGGGCGATCTGCGCTACGATCTGAGCGATGCTCGCTTTTCCGCTGCGGGGAGCTATGCGCTCCATCCGCGCTGGCTCGTGCGCTACGAGCAGTGGACGGATACAGGCGCATGGGAGTGGGAGCTGCGGTATAAGCTGCACGATTTCCTCAGCATTGCGGCGCTCGCGGACGGTCATGACAGGTGGATTCGGCTGATTGGAAACTTTTAG
- a CDS encoding BamA/OMP85 family outer membrane protein — MNSKRYQRLTLAIALGVGVSALTLPHAFAAEKGAAVVTDAPVLSDAAPSAVSGSADAPVADAPALTTTAAPTSSDERAAAWAAKRPAEDEITNYLAAQVGKTIMEIKFNGATEATEGAARAALTMHVGDAVTEEGLVKDRDAIYATGYFYDLYPSFEQVPEGVVLTYNVLENPELKEVKIEGNTVESTESLMELITVKNGELLNARTLQENVQAIQEKYRADGYILAKITDLNIAQDGTLTIKISEGTLEGYKVKGNKKTKEYVILREMRQKVGEPFNANQARRSMQRVYNLGFFEDVNVKMNPGVEPNAVVMEIDVQEKRTGSFGIGAGYSSSDGMVGTLSVSDTNFRGMGDTISLTYEVSGDDTDARGYTFMYRRPWLDKKETAGTLRIYNRTYEYDDYDEDGNHKESFMRKYSGGEVTLSRPMSEYSTNFVTLRNRKDKYVKHTESGNAGNRSGNTAWIANNFGTTRSITLEHVTDTRDNVYEPTMGARASLSAEFAGFGGDFNYQKYIAGDTHYLKAGRSQVFVLRGQYGISRGSISEYSQFRMGGQDTIRGYREDQFRGTRMALASIEYRFPIVSKVTGALFADYGGAWSSGFTPENLYGSVGVGLGLNTPIGPLRLDYGRGSQGGRVHFRVGGTF; from the coding sequence TTGAACAGTAAGAGATATCAGAGACTCACACTCGCTATTGCGCTTGGCGTTGGGGTATCCGCCCTGACGCTGCCGCATGCCTTTGCAGCGGAGAAGGGTGCAGCTGTGGTGACGGATGCACCCGTGCTGAGTGATGCTGCGCCATCTGCCGTGAGCGGCTCTGCGGACGCTCCGGTTGCGGATGCACCCGCGCTGACGACGACTGCCGCGCCTACGTCCTCGGATGAGCGCGCTGCTGCATGGGCGGCAAAGCGTCCCGCCGAGGATGAGATCACGAACTACCTTGCGGCGCAGGTGGGCAAGACGATCATGGAAATCAAGTTCAACGGCGCGACGGAGGCGACCGAAGGGGCGGCACGCGCAGCTCTCACGATGCACGTGGGCGATGCTGTGACCGAGGAGGGACTGGTGAAGGACCGCGATGCGATCTACGCAACGGGCTATTTCTACGATCTCTATCCGTCGTTCGAGCAGGTGCCTGAGGGGGTTGTCCTGACATACAATGTGCTCGAGAATCCCGAGCTCAAGGAAGTGAAGATCGAGGGCAATACGGTTGAATCCACGGAGTCTCTGATGGAGCTCATCACGGTCAAGAACGGTGAGCTGCTGAACGCGCGCACACTGCAGGAGAACGTGCAGGCGATTCAGGAGAAGTACCGCGCGGACGGCTATATTCTCGCAAAGATCACGGATCTCAACATCGCGCAGGACGGCACGCTCACGATCAAGATCAGCGAGGGCACACTCGAGGGCTATAAGGTCAAGGGCAATAAGAAGACGAAGGAATACGTCATTCTGCGCGAGATGCGTCAGAAGGTCGGTGAGCCGTTCAATGCAAATCAGGCGCGCCGCAGTATGCAGCGTGTCTACAACCTCGGCTTCTTCGAGGATGTCAATGTCAAGATGAACCCCGGCGTTGAGCCGAATGCGGTTGTCATGGAGATCGATGTCCAGGAGAAGCGCACGGGTTCGTTCGGCATTGGCGCAGGCTACTCGAGTTCCGATGGCATGGTCGGAACGCTCAGCGTCAGTGACACGAATTTCCGTGGCATGGGCGACACGATCAGCCTCACCTATGAGGTCAGCGGCGATGATACGGATGCGCGCGGCTATACGTTCATGTACCGCCGCCCGTGGCTCGACAAGAAAGAGACGGCGGGTACACTGCGCATCTACAACCGTACGTACGAATACGATGACTACGATGAGGACGGCAATCACAAGGAGTCGTTCATGCGCAAATACTCGGGCGGCGAGGTGACGCTCAGCCGACCCATGAGCGAGTATTCGACGAATTTCGTCACGCTGCGCAATCGCAAGGATAAGTATGTCAAGCATACGGAGTCGGGCAATGCGGGCAACCGCAGCGGAAATACCGCGTGGATTGCGAACAATTTCGGTACGACGCGCAGCATAACGCTCGAGCATGTGACGGATACACGCGATAATGTCTACGAGCCGACAATGGGGGCGCGCGCCTCGCTCTCTGCAGAGTTCGCGGGTTTCGGCGGTGACTTCAACTATCAGAAGTATATTGCGGGCGATACGCACTACCTCAAGGCGGGGCGTTCGCAGGTCTTCGTCCTGCGCGGGCAGTACGGCATCAGCCGCGGCTCGATCTCTGAGTACAGCCAGTTCCGCATGGGCGGTCAGGATACGATCCGTGGCTACCGCGAGGATCAGTTCCGCGGGACGCGCATGGCGCTCGCCTCGATTGAATACCGCTTCCCGATCGTGTCGAAGGTGACGGGGGCGCTCTTTGCGGATTACGGCGGCGCGTGGTCGAGCGGCTTCACGCCGGAGAATCTGTACGGGAGCGTCGGTGTCGGGCTTGGTCTCAATACGCCGATCGGTCCGCTACGCCTTGACTACGGTCGCGGTTCGCAGGGCGGACGCGTACACTTCCGCGTCGGCGGCACGTTCTGA
- a CDS encoding preprotein translocase subunit SecG translates to MAADRRERAKSIRAARDWLTGAEHALAGEDDLAGDLKLMLARAELARIAADRRARMRRLARWLLPTLAAASVLAYFVWDRSPAEETASPPPVQRAQRSVEAPAFAADTVERAAPLTETPPPAAAPPKEAPAPSVEHAQPQAETAAAPSVPAPVQSTAPAQRRQMPDADMQRLMQVGGRILRE, encoded by the coding sequence ATGGCTGCGGATCGCAGGGAGCGCGCGAAATCCATCCGTGCGGCGCGGGACTGGCTCACGGGCGCGGAGCATGCGCTTGCGGGTGAGGATGATCTCGCGGGCGATCTGAAACTCATGCTTGCGCGCGCAGAACTTGCACGCATTGCAGCGGATCGCCGTGCGCGCATGCGGCGGCTTGCACGCTGGCTGCTGCCGACGCTCGCTGCAGCATCAGTCCTTGCGTATTTCGTGTGGGACAGGTCGCCTGCAGAGGAGACGGCGAGCCCGCCGCCCGTGCAGCGTGCACAGCGGAGTGTGGAGGCGCCCGCATTTGCAGCGGATACCGTGGAGCGCGCTGCCCCACTGACGGAGACGCCGCCCCCAGCGGCAGCCCCGCCGAAAGAGGCGCCCGCGCCAAGTGTGGAACACGCACAGCCGCAGGCAGAGACTGCGGCCGCGCCATCTGTGCCGGCACCCGTGCAGAGCACAGCACCCGCACAGCGCCGGCAGATGCCCGATGCCGATATGCAGCGGCTCATGCAGGTCGGCGGCAGGATTTTACGGGAATAG
- a CDS encoding sigma-70 family RNA polymerase sigma factor, with protein MFSDYVKKLADVQKLAPAEEGELWRAYKERGDEAARRTIIESYQPLVFREVMPYRALPAVMDAVQEGTIGLIEAVERYDPTRGVAFSLYAVHRVRGRILDFLRREGRVDLPCLEAETEAYETAKELLVDERPSVAELAEHHALVGVLGAAMERLPARERLVLEGVTIGGARAQTMAESLGVTPAHIYRLQQNGIRRVRGMLSRFMQNW; from the coding sequence GTGTTTTCGGATTATGTAAAGAAGCTCGCCGATGTGCAGAAGCTCGCGCCGGCAGAGGAGGGGGAACTCTGGCGCGCCTATAAGGAGCGCGGCGATGAGGCGGCGCGGCGTACGATCATTGAGTCGTATCAGCCGCTCGTCTTCCGTGAGGTCATGCCCTATCGCGCACTGCCTGCCGTGATGGATGCGGTGCAGGAGGGGACGATCGGTCTGATCGAGGCGGTGGAGCGCTATGATCCCACGCGCGGCGTAGCGTTCAGTCTCTACGCCGTGCATCGTGTGCGCGGGCGCATTCTGGACTTCCTCCGCCGTGAGGGGCGGGTCGATCTGCCGTGCCTCGAGGCGGAGACGGAGGCGTACGAGACGGCGAAGGAGCTGCTCGTCGACGAGCGCCCCTCGGTCGCGGAGCTCGCGGAGCATCACGCACTCGTCGGCGTGCTCGGCGCTGCGATGGAGCGGCTGCCCGCGCGGGAGCGGCTTGTGCTCGAGGGCGTGACGATCGGCGGTGCACGCGCGCAGACGATGGCGGAGTCGCTCGGTGTGACGCCGGCGCATATCTACCGTCTGCAGCAGAACGGCATCCGGCGCGTTCGTGGGATGCTCTCGCGTTTTATGCAAAATTGGTAA